A window of the Cannabis sativa cultivar Pink pepper isolate KNU-18-1 chromosome X, ASM2916894v1, whole genome shotgun sequence genome harbors these coding sequences:
- the LOC115698070 gene encoding GDSL esterase/lipase EXL3, translating into MMRRNERNTSTASFWVIIITIFLWCVLLTEGRVKLPENMTVSAVIMFGDSIVDTGNNNNNILSPARSNFPPYGRDFRGGIPTGRYSNGKVPSDLLVDELGIKELLPPYADPNLTPKDLLTGVCFAVGGVGYDPLTSKLANVPPLSDQLEKFKEYIEKLKRIAGEEQTKVILANSVAFVALSSNDIANTYFTAGVRRLQYDTSAYTDLMISYASDFVKELYGLGTRRIGILGAPPIGCVPSQRTLGGGIERNCYEEENKVAIMFNSKVSAMLDSLTKNYVSPDTRLVYVDIYYPLLDIIQNPTRYGFTISRKGCCGTGLIEAALTCNKFDTTCVDETNYVFWDAYHPTEKAYKIIVSGVIQKYINKFV; encoded by the exons ATGATGAGGAGAAATGAAAGAAACACGTCGACGGCGTCGTTTTGGGtcattattattactatatttTTGTGGTGTGTATTATTGACGGAAGGTAGGGTTAAGTTACCGGAGAACATGACAGTTTCAGCAGTGATTATGTTCGGAGATTCGATTGTTGATACAggtaataacaacaacaatatctTATCTCCGGCAAGGTCTAATTTTCCTCCCTATGGTCGTGATTTCAGAGGAGGAATACCCACCGGAAGATACTCCAATGGCAAGGTTCCTTCCGACCTTTTAG TGGATGAATTGGGAATCAAAGAACTATTACCACCGTATGCTGATCCAAATTTAACACCAAAAGATCTGCTAACTGGTGTGTGCTTTGCTGTTGGTGGAGTAGGATATGATCCATTGACTTCTAAACTTGCG AATGTCCCACCTCTAAGCGACCAATTGGAGAAGTTCAAAGAGTACATAGAGAAGTTGAAAAGAATAGCTGGAGAAGAACAAACAAAGGTGATCCTGGCTAACAGTGTGGCTTTTGTGGCACTAAGCAGTAACGATATTGCCAATACATATTTTACTGCGGGTGTTAGAAGATTGCAATACGATACTTCTGCTTACACTGATCTTATGATCAGTTATGCTTCTGACTTCGTCAAG gaATTGTATGGATTGGGAACAAGAAGAATTGGGATTCTTGGAGCACCTCCAATTGGATGTGTACCATCTCAACGAACCCTAGGAGGAGGCATAGAAAGAAATTGTTATGAAGAAGAGAACAAAGTAGCCATAATGTTCAATTCTAAAGTCTCTGCTATGTTGGATTCACTTACCAAAAATTATGTTAGCCCTGATACAAGACTTGTCTACGTTGATATTTACTATCCACTCCTAGATATCATTCAGAACCCAACTCGATATG GATTTACAATTTCGAGAAAAGGGTGTTGTGGCACTGGGCTTATTGAGGCAGCATTGACATGCAACAAATTCGACACTACATGTGTGGATGAAACTAATTATGTATTTTGGGATGCTTACCATCCCACTGAAAAGGCATACAAAATTATTGTCAGTGGtgttatacaaaaatatatcaacaaaTTTGTCTAA